The following proteins come from a genomic window of Doryrhamphus excisus isolate RoL2022-K1 chromosome 12, RoL_Dexc_1.0, whole genome shotgun sequence:
- the mns1 gene encoding meiosis-specific nuclear structural protein 1 gives MNRGKIIIKRVGLNKAENKTNTVQSRNLSRAQQYKLVAQRRTHDEHKQQEATRMDRDRQMAAIVKEEENVDRKRFQRQVQEEQKERAVERAIIHAHTERILREKQLEQDERLAKELARINHERQREEKMRQYIRENSIELRELESKLKLAYVSKEQAAQMAEQEAIKLETMREEAEFDSKVQNEREQAAIEEKKLELKKQQEQLEYQRELSLQLVERERKRQVAYEDFLKEKLMVDEIVRKIYEEDQMQQQLKLERVRATQQHVEEFQKQRAEWRRLEKERMEEENRRIKEFATKQQKSAADWMAKIREREEAIQHMRDTLAQNIREENRQREEMERIREELCLEEQEEAYRRQEIEEMERNIRQRLLLQRTCEEQMAMKEMRRQAEKDEEEAFRKMMMDKFAEDDRIEQMNAQRRRMKQLEHKREVQKLIEDRRLQREVDKELRAKEIAMEEEREAFVREIIEEERQRLLKRHATQLLGHLPRGMLREDDLKHFDEDFRKNFTIREADNSENGGGHD, from the exons ATGAATCGAGGCAAGATTATCATCAAGAGAGTTGGATTAAACAAGGCGGAAAATAAGACAAACacg GTTCAGAGTCGGAACCTGAGCCGGGCCCAGCAGTATAAGCTGGTGGCCCAACGGCGCACCCACGATGAACACAAGCAGCAGGAGGCCACGCGAATGGACCGGGACAGGCAGATGGCGGCCATcgtgaaggaggaggagaacgtTGACAGGAAGAGATTCCAACGGCAGGTGCAGGAGGAGCAGAAAGAGAGAGCCGTAGAGCGTGCCATAATACAT GCCCATACTGAGAGAATATTGAGGGAGAAGCAACTTGAACAAGACGAGAGGCTTGCCAAAGAGCTGGCCCGTATCAATCATGAGAGACAAAGAGAAGAAAAGATGAGGCAGTACATAAGAGAAAACAG CATTGAACTGCGAGAGTTGGAGTCCAAGTTGAAGCTGGCCTATGTGAGCAAGGAGCAAGCTGCACAGATGGCAGAGCAGGAAGCGATAAAGTTGGAGACAATG CGTGAAGAAGCAGAGTTTGACAGCAAAGTGCAGAACGAGCGCGAGCAGGCAGCCATTGAAGAGAAGAAGCTGGAGCTGAAGAAACAACAGGAGCAGCTTGAATATCAGCGAGAGCTTAGCTTGCAGCTGGTGGAGCGAGAGCGCAAAAGACAAGTGGCGTATGAGGACTTCCTCAAGGAGAAGCTCATGGTTGATGAGATAGTCCGAAAGATTTACGAAGAGGATCAAAT GCAGCAGCAGTTGAAACTGGAGAGGGTGCGAGCCACCCAGCAGCACGTAGAGGAGTTCCAGAAGCAGCGGGCTGAGTGGCGGCGCTTGGAGAAAGAAAGGATGGAAGAGGAGAACAGACGCATCAAGGAGTTTGCCACCAAGCAACAGAAGTCTGCGGCGGACTGGATGGCTAAGATCAGAGAGCGAGAAGAAGCAATACAACATATGAGAGATACG CTGGCCCAGAATATTAGAGAGGAGAACCGCCAACGTGAAGAGATGGAGAGGATCCGTGAGGAGCTTTGTCTTGAAGAACAAGAAGAGGCATACAGGCGGCAAGAAATT GAAGAGATGGAGAGGAACATTAGACAGAGGCTGTTGTTGCAGAGGACGTGCGAGGAGCAAATGGCTATGAAGGAGATGCGTCGGCAGGCTGAGAAAGATGAAGAGGAGGCTTTTCGTAAAATGATGATGGATAAGTTTGCAGAGGATGACCGCATCGAGCAGATGAATGCCCAGAGACGACGCATGAAGCAACTGGAGCACAAACGCGAGGTGCAGAAACTGATAGAGGACAGACGGCTACAGCGTGAGGTTGACAAG GAGCTGAGAGCTAAAGAGATTGcgatggaggaggagagagaggcGTTCGTGAGAGAGATCATCGAAGAGGAGAGGCAGCGACTTCTCAAACGACATGCAACTCAACTTCTTGGACACCTACCGAGG GGAATGCTTCGTGAAGACGATCTGAAGCACTTTGATGAAGACTTCAGAAAGAATTTCACGATACGTGAGGCAGATAACTCAGAAAATGGTGGTGGACATGATtga
- the LOC131139152 gene encoding DNA-binding protein RFX7-like isoform X1: protein MAEEDPQQLHMERGAGSLPGLLAGLQGAEAGALQLRIKNSICKSVQSKVESILQDVEKFTDIEKLYLYLKLPSGPSSSGDKSDQSAVSSSRTQQMHAFNWIRNHLEEYPETSLPKQEVYDEYKSFCDNLNYHPLSAADFGKMMKNVFPNMKARRLGMRGKSKYCYSGLRKRPFVQIPSLPSLDLHKTGDGFQCDGLDPTGHLGSIKEEVRFAACDLVCEWAQKVLKRPFEAVEDLARFLIDSHYISNKSLAALTIMTGTATEVKPLETVSAFVPTADVHCYQPQTASLSSPTVDAKQQLQRKIQRKQQEQKLHSPLPGEGLIKTVDDSNGPCDSPVSPSPQPTIGIVVTAVPRPVTAQQSGQLVSPNPLGTGENKVLPINFQVVTQPVQPLKQPAKAPQNILASSVGERTARQRYPQILPKPATTTAIALCSPSTMIIANNPIKTVMTTCHVTPVSLVKMTAISLAPNATTSLTNTTLRPASAGISSSSVSEDIQGSRQNTRSTSALPLLAPATRPELADTHNIDVEMEIEDIHKNSQNQNPSSLMLGHGAMAQRAASVPIPHTKGLALEEISISEYDANLPLSTSTAATIEASINYNTTNTSTLNLAPSSQNTRAISALNTSRAPSFGEGSCVTKGFRKRSGLSPVLSPVKRAFMPQHPEEGAAGLGYENRNILRPGAPSRPESAPVTREMEKKMTSFLPSQVHTLGNASSFFTIAKTQSSMQRKNISNVMETHSVSHPLMQQPQEHLMSDVHSIPTNPGVQTPTASNSAAGVQPQTYHQSNTVSGPLDFLEQPSTSSQLQMQTDMEYFTFDDDVTQDSIVEELVQMEEQMKLNNLQAFGNGVSLQGQETVVPQNMMSTNQTMNTFYHAANSSGISNLVQTPTPTPTSEMTGGVQGFTRESPCSRVTPITPVDSALGSSRHTPVGTPLSNCSSTVPPSPVECRNPFAFTPINSSITCFHDGSTVSNSPVKPMQRPTATHPDKTRLDWMSNSYNSNSGSLNKSNSTMGIMPSYQGLMDDHFQKPHAFAVPHARHHDSRFGRLTPISPVQQQVANMANKQEGFAVPAPLDIKAPNLTVTSGSFRCRSVSPAIHQRNLVGYTGTSGLPNIHQQCISPFNSPVTPEVLNTLANNQLNVSSVAQRSRSVPLNIMMQTEVLPMAGQQCSNKNITDVLLNKLDGDHDTIRGLGMNNLPSSYTARMNLSQILESENMIPSDSTIACASLQSNHIIENASNGEIILSASNSRAQSALAEQHQQQAQSMLQTLSSQRQQVNFSGTFKDMHTDSSHTSGNQMSELATGRANFPCDIRMRSDLSDSINDLNTLDSNLMFDSNHQQGQYQCSAPEELANEPLFQQITSETTHSSGLEWLESKDHPTVGLMG from the exons ATGGCAGAGGAGGACCCCCAGCAGCTGCACATGGAGCGCGGGGCGGGCAGCTTGCCCGGGCTGCTGGCTGGGCTGCAGGGCGCTGAGGCCGGGGCTCTGCAGCTCAGGATCAAGAACTCCATCTG CAAATCTGTTCAATCCAAAGTGGAAAGCATTCTG caaGATGTTGAAAAGTTCACAGACATTGAAAAACTCTACCTCTACCTTAAGTTGCCTTCTGGTCCCAGCAGTAGTGGTGATAAAAG TGACCAGAGCGCCGTGTCATCAAGCCGCACGCAACAGATGCATGCCTTCAACTGGATCCGCAATCACTTAGAAGAATATCCAGAGACCTCGCTCCCTAAACAAGAGGTCTATGATGAATACAA gagctTCTGTGACAATCTCAACTATCATCCACTGAGTGCTGCAGACTTtggaaaaatgatgaaaaatgtctTCCCAAACATGAAAGCACGTCGACTTGGCATGAGAGGAAAATCCAA ATATTGCTATAGTGGACTAAGGAAGAGGCCCTTTGTTCAAATTCCATCTTTACCAAGCCTAGATCTACACAAAACTGGAGACGGA TTtcagtgtgatggtctggatcCAACAGGCCACCTAGGCAGCATAAAGGAAGAGGTGCGCTTTGCTGCTTGCGATCTGGTATGCGAGTGGGCTCAGAAAGTGCTAAAACGGCCCTTTGAGGCGGTGGAAGACTTGGCTCGCTTCCTGATCGACAGCCACTACATCAGCAACAAGTCTCTGGCAGCTCTCACCATAATGACGGGCACTGCAACAG AGGTTAAGCCCCTAGAGACGGTCTCAGCGTTTGTTCCCACCGCCGATGTGCACTGCTATCAACCTCAAACTGCAAGTCTGTCGTCTCCGACTGTGGATGCCAAGCAGCAGCTCCAGAGGAAGATCCAGAGGAAGCAACAAGAGCAAAAGCTGCACTCGCCACTACCTGGAGAGGGCCTGATCAAGACAGTGGATGACAGCAACGGGCCTTGTGATAGTCCGGTCTCACCTTCACCTCAGCCAACCATCGGCATTGTGGTCACGGCTGTTCCGAGACCTGTCACG GCACAGCAAAGCGGCCAGCTTGTGTCCCCCAATCCCTTGGGaacaggggaaaacaaagtGCTGCCTATAAACTTCCAAGTGGTGACCCAGCCAGTTCAGCCACTAAAACAACCCGCCAAGGCCCCCCAAAATATTCTAGCAAGTTCAGTTGGGGAACGCACGGCTCGCCAACGCTATCCTCAAATCCTACCCAAGCCAGCGACTACCACTGCTATTGCTTTGTGCTCACCCTCCACCATGATCATTGCCAACAACCCCATCAAGACCGTGATGACTACGTGTCATGTTACACCTGTCAGTCTGGTCAAGATGACAGCCATATCACTTGCACCAAATGCAACCACTTCCCTCACAAACACCACTTTGAGACCGGCATCTGCAGGCATCAGCAGCAGTTCTGTGTCAGAGGACATCCAGGGCTCCCGACAAAACACAAGAAGTACCTCTGCTCTCCCCCTTCTTGCCCCAGCGACGAGACCCGAGCTGGCTGATACTCATAACATTGATGTTGAAATGGAGATTGAGGATATACATAAGAATAGTCAAAACCAAAATCCTAGCAGTCTAATGTTAGGTCATGGAGCAATGGCACAGAGAGCTGCTAGTGTGCCGATACCTCACACTAAAGGCTTAGCTCTGGAGGAAATATCCATCTCTGAATACGATGCAAACCTCCCCTTGAGCACCAGCACTGCGGCGACCATTGAAGCAAGCATCAATTACAACACAACTAATACAAGCACCCTGAATTTGGCTCCCTCCTCTCAGAACACCCGAGCCATTTCTGCATTAAACACCAGCAGAGCACCTTCTTTTGGAGAAGGTAGCTGTGTAACCAAGGGCTTTCGGAAGCGCTCGGGCCTCAGTCCTGTCCTCTCTCCTGTCAAGAGAGCTTTTATGCCCCAGCACCCAGAAGAGGGCGCCGCAGGCCTTGGATATGAGAACAGAAACATCCTGCGCCCAGGAGCTCCATCTCGGCCTGAGAGCGCACCAGTCACCCGGGAGATGGAGAAGAAAATGACCTCTTTCCTGCCCAGTCAAGTCCATACACTTGGCAATGCCAGCAGCTTCTTCACTATTGCCAAAACACAGAGCTCAATGCAGAGGAAAAACATTTCCAATGTTATGGAAACTCACAGTGTCAGTCACCCATTAATGCAGCAACCACAGGAGCACCTGATGTCCGACGTGCATTCCATACCTACCAACCCTGGCGTTCAAACTCCTACAGCTTCAAACTCAGCTGCAGGTGTTCAACCACAGACCTACCATCAGAGCAACACGGTTTCTGGACCCCTTGATTTTTTAGAACAACCTTCGACGTCAAGTCAGCTGCAGATGCAGACAGATATGGAATACTTCACCTTTGATGATGATGTAACTCAAGACAGCATTGTAGAAGAGCTAGTGCAGATGGAAGAGCAGATGAAACTTAATAATCTGCAAGCGTTTGGAAATGGTGTCTCGCTGCAAGGTCAGGAGACTGTGGTGCCACAGAACATGATGTCCACCAATCAGACAATGAACACTTTTTACCACGCTGCAAACAGCAGTGGCATCAGCAATCTAGTTCAAACACCAACGCCTACACCCACATCAGAAATGACCGGAGGAGTCCAAGGCTTTACCAGAGAGAGCCCGTGCTCGCGTGTCACTCCCATAACACCAGTCGACAGTGCCCTTGGAAGCAGTCGGCATACTCCGGTTGGTACTCCGCTGTCCAACTGCAGCAGCACTGTGCCACCCAGCCCTGTGGAGTGCAGGAATCCCTTTGCATTCACACCAATCAACTCTAGCATAACTTGTTTCCATGATGGCAGCACCGTCTCCAACAGCCCCGTCAAGCCCATGCAGAGGCCGACAGCCACCCACCCAGATAAGACCAGACTGGACTGGATGAGTAATAGTTACAACAGTAACAGTGGGAGTTTAAATAAGTCTAACAGCACCATGGGAATTATGCCCAGCTATCAGGGCCTCATGGATGACCACTTTCAAAAGCCTCATGCCTTTGCCGTGCCTCATGCAAGGCACCATGACAGCCGCTTTGGTCGACTGACTCCCATTTCTCCTGTGCAGCAGCAAGTAGCCAACATGGCTAACAAGCAGGAGGGTTTCGCCGTACCTGCTCCTCTTGATATCAAAGCACCCAACCTAACTGTCACGAGCGGATCTTTTCGATGTCGCAGCGTTAGCCCCGCAATACATCAAAGGAATTTGGTCGGCTACACAGGAACAAGTGGTCTTCCCAATATCCACCAGCAGTGTATCTCTCCGTTTAACTCTCCGGTAACACCTGAGGTGTTAAACACCTTAGCCAACAACCAGCTTAATGTGAGCAGCGTGGCTCAGAGGAGTCGCTCTGTTCCCCTCAACATCATGATGCAGACGGAGGTTCTACCAATGGCGGGCCAGCAATGCAGCAACAAAAATATCACAGATGTCCTGCTAAACAAGCTAGACGGGGACCATGATACCATACGAGGTCTGGGCATGAACAATTTGCCTTCAAGCTATACAGCTCGTATGAATCTCTCTCAGATCCTCGAGTCTGAGAACATGATCCCATCCGATTCCACCATCGCTTGCGCATCGCTACAGTCGAATCACATCATTGAAAATGCCAGTAATGGTGAAATTATTCTATCTGCAAGTAACAGCCGAGCACAATCAGCCTTAGCGGAGCAGCATCAACAGCAGGCTCAGTCGATGCTGCAAACTTTGAGTTCACAGCGACAGCAAGTGAATTTTAGCGGCACCTTTAAGGACATGCATACAGATAGCAGCCATACATCCGGCAATCAGATGTCGGAGCTAGCCACAGGGAGGGCAAATTTCCCATGTGACATCAGAATGAGATCGGACCTCTCCGATAGCATCAATGACCTTAATACACTGGATTCAAACCTTATGTTTGACTCCAATCATCAGCAAGGCCAGTATCAATGTTCTGCTCCAGAGGAGCTGGCCAATGAACCACTGTTTCAGCAAATCACCAGCGAGACCACTCATTCAAGCGGACTGGAGTGGCTTGAGAGCAAAGATCACCCAACTGTTGGGTTGATGGGTTGA
- the tex9 gene encoding testis-expressed protein 9, producing the protein MPAGYLLAKEEKYRLLNAKLEAKTATLAMQEDQLKKERDEFLSKTSATPPLKDMEDEKAASKAKDRLTPVQRPRERVDSKRRVRSASQGRTEVCGDGLASVADPAESFLAKTIRNMEDKLNSDNNVFNDGDNKGKGASSAQIHALVANIKIMQEEMDQLMSERQNKDDENMKLNTKIRQLEEDRVKLQRTVNIQQTKIDKLKASENEAVIKCDSLHLQVSALQKEIEKLNKSNKQGATVHNTVEIRLSRALEEVERLKSELNKTKQMNKDKTNEEHQTCENLLAENKLLKKQKTELIVGLKKQFKLIDILKRQKMHLEAAKLLSFTEDEFMKALDWGKT; encoded by the exons ATGCCTGCTGGTTACCTTTTGGCAAAGGAGGAGAAATACAG GCTGCTAAATGCAAAACTGGAAGCTAAAACAGCAACTCTAGCAATGCAAGAAGATCAACTTAAG AAAGAACGGGATGAGTTTCTTTCGAAAACTTCAGCTACACCCCCACTCAAGGATATGGAGGATGAAAAAGCAGCAAG TAAAGCCAAGGATCGACTCACGCCTGTGCAAAGGCCCCGTGAGAGG GTGGACAGCAAAAGGCGGGTGAGATCAGCATCGCAAGGAAGAACTGA AGTTTGTGGAGATGGTTTAGCAAGTGTAGCAGATCCCGCAGAGTCCTTCCTGGCAAAAACCATACGAAACATGGAGGACAAGCTGAACTCTGATAATAATGTGTTCAATGATGGCGACAACAAAGGCAAGG GTGCTTCATCTGCACAAATACATGCTTTGGTGGCCAACATAAAGATCATGCAAGAGGAAATGGATCAGCTTATGagtgaaagacaaaataag GATGATGAAAATATGAAGCTGAATACAAAAATCCGGCAGCTGGAGGAGGACCGAGTCAAGCTGCAGAGGACGGTCAACATTCAGCAGACGAAGATCGACAAGCTGAAAGCATCCGAGAACGAGGCTGTCATCAAATGTGACAGCCTTCACCTGCAAGTGTCTGCTTTGCAAAAG GAAATAGAGAAGCTGAATAAATCCAACAAACAAGGCGCGACCGTCCACAACACTGTGGAGATTCGACTCAGCAGAGCACTGGAGGAGGTGGAGCGCTTAAAGTCAGAGCTTAACAAAACCAAACAGATGAACAAG GACAAGACAAATGAAGAACATCAGACTTGTGAAAATCTACTAGCAGAAAACAAACTgctaaaaaaacagaaaacagaacTTATCGTCGGACTGAAGAAACAATTCAAGCTGATTGATATTCTCAAAAGACAAAAG atgcATCTCGAAGCTGCCAAGCTGCTGTCATTCACAGAGGATGAGTTCATGAAGGCCCTGGACTGGGGCAAGACCTAA
- the LOC131139152 gene encoding DNA-binding protein RFX7-like isoform X2 translates to MHAFNWIRNHLEEYPETSLPKQEVYDEYKSFCDNLNYHPLSAADFGKMMKNVFPNMKARRLGMRGKSKYCYSGLRKRPFVQIPSLPSLDLHKTGDGFQCDGLDPTGHLGSIKEEVRFAACDLVCEWAQKVLKRPFEAVEDLARFLIDSHYISNKSLAALTIMTGTATEVKPLETVSAFVPTADVHCYQPQTASLSSPTVDAKQQLQRKIQRKQQEQKLHSPLPGEGLIKTVDDSNGPCDSPVSPSPQPTIGIVVTAVPRPVTAQQSGQLVSPNPLGTGENKVLPINFQVVTQPVQPLKQPAKAPQNILASSVGERTARQRYPQILPKPATTTAIALCSPSTMIIANNPIKTVMTTCHVTPVSLVKMTAISLAPNATTSLTNTTLRPASAGISSSSVSEDIQGSRQNTRSTSALPLLAPATRPELADTHNIDVEMEIEDIHKNSQNQNPSSLMLGHGAMAQRAASVPIPHTKGLALEEISISEYDANLPLSTSTAATIEASINYNTTNTSTLNLAPSSQNTRAISALNTSRAPSFGEGSCVTKGFRKRSGLSPVLSPVKRAFMPQHPEEGAAGLGYENRNILRPGAPSRPESAPVTREMEKKMTSFLPSQVHTLGNASSFFTIAKTQSSMQRKNISNVMETHSVSHPLMQQPQEHLMSDVHSIPTNPGVQTPTASNSAAGVQPQTYHQSNTVSGPLDFLEQPSTSSQLQMQTDMEYFTFDDDVTQDSIVEELVQMEEQMKLNNLQAFGNGVSLQGQETVVPQNMMSTNQTMNTFYHAANSSGISNLVQTPTPTPTSEMTGGVQGFTRESPCSRVTPITPVDSALGSSRHTPVGTPLSNCSSTVPPSPVECRNPFAFTPINSSITCFHDGSTVSNSPVKPMQRPTATHPDKTRLDWMSNSYNSNSGSLNKSNSTMGIMPSYQGLMDDHFQKPHAFAVPHARHHDSRFGRLTPISPVQQQVANMANKQEGFAVPAPLDIKAPNLTVTSGSFRCRSVSPAIHQRNLVGYTGTSGLPNIHQQCISPFNSPVTPEVLNTLANNQLNVSSVAQRSRSVPLNIMMQTEVLPMAGQQCSNKNITDVLLNKLDGDHDTIRGLGMNNLPSSYTARMNLSQILESENMIPSDSTIACASLQSNHIIENASNGEIILSASNSRAQSALAEQHQQQAQSMLQTLSSQRQQVNFSGTFKDMHTDSSHTSGNQMSELATGRANFPCDIRMRSDLSDSINDLNTLDSNLMFDSNHQQGQYQCSAPEELANEPLFQQITSETTHSSGLEWLESKDHPTVGLMG, encoded by the exons ATGCATGCCTTCAACTGGATCCGCAATCACTTAGAAGAATATCCAGAGACCTCGCTCCCTAAACAAGAGGTCTATGATGAATACAA gagctTCTGTGACAATCTCAACTATCATCCACTGAGTGCTGCAGACTTtggaaaaatgatgaaaaatgtctTCCCAAACATGAAAGCACGTCGACTTGGCATGAGAGGAAAATCCAA ATATTGCTATAGTGGACTAAGGAAGAGGCCCTTTGTTCAAATTCCATCTTTACCAAGCCTAGATCTACACAAAACTGGAGACGGA TTtcagtgtgatggtctggatcCAACAGGCCACCTAGGCAGCATAAAGGAAGAGGTGCGCTTTGCTGCTTGCGATCTGGTATGCGAGTGGGCTCAGAAAGTGCTAAAACGGCCCTTTGAGGCGGTGGAAGACTTGGCTCGCTTCCTGATCGACAGCCACTACATCAGCAACAAGTCTCTGGCAGCTCTCACCATAATGACGGGCACTGCAACAG AGGTTAAGCCCCTAGAGACGGTCTCAGCGTTTGTTCCCACCGCCGATGTGCACTGCTATCAACCTCAAACTGCAAGTCTGTCGTCTCCGACTGTGGATGCCAAGCAGCAGCTCCAGAGGAAGATCCAGAGGAAGCAACAAGAGCAAAAGCTGCACTCGCCACTACCTGGAGAGGGCCTGATCAAGACAGTGGATGACAGCAACGGGCCTTGTGATAGTCCGGTCTCACCTTCACCTCAGCCAACCATCGGCATTGTGGTCACGGCTGTTCCGAGACCTGTCACG GCACAGCAAAGCGGCCAGCTTGTGTCCCCCAATCCCTTGGGaacaggggaaaacaaagtGCTGCCTATAAACTTCCAAGTGGTGACCCAGCCAGTTCAGCCACTAAAACAACCCGCCAAGGCCCCCCAAAATATTCTAGCAAGTTCAGTTGGGGAACGCACGGCTCGCCAACGCTATCCTCAAATCCTACCCAAGCCAGCGACTACCACTGCTATTGCTTTGTGCTCACCCTCCACCATGATCATTGCCAACAACCCCATCAAGACCGTGATGACTACGTGTCATGTTACACCTGTCAGTCTGGTCAAGATGACAGCCATATCACTTGCACCAAATGCAACCACTTCCCTCACAAACACCACTTTGAGACCGGCATCTGCAGGCATCAGCAGCAGTTCTGTGTCAGAGGACATCCAGGGCTCCCGACAAAACACAAGAAGTACCTCTGCTCTCCCCCTTCTTGCCCCAGCGACGAGACCCGAGCTGGCTGATACTCATAACATTGATGTTGAAATGGAGATTGAGGATATACATAAGAATAGTCAAAACCAAAATCCTAGCAGTCTAATGTTAGGTCATGGAGCAATGGCACAGAGAGCTGCTAGTGTGCCGATACCTCACACTAAAGGCTTAGCTCTGGAGGAAATATCCATCTCTGAATACGATGCAAACCTCCCCTTGAGCACCAGCACTGCGGCGACCATTGAAGCAAGCATCAATTACAACACAACTAATACAAGCACCCTGAATTTGGCTCCCTCCTCTCAGAACACCCGAGCCATTTCTGCATTAAACACCAGCAGAGCACCTTCTTTTGGAGAAGGTAGCTGTGTAACCAAGGGCTTTCGGAAGCGCTCGGGCCTCAGTCCTGTCCTCTCTCCTGTCAAGAGAGCTTTTATGCCCCAGCACCCAGAAGAGGGCGCCGCAGGCCTTGGATATGAGAACAGAAACATCCTGCGCCCAGGAGCTCCATCTCGGCCTGAGAGCGCACCAGTCACCCGGGAGATGGAGAAGAAAATGACCTCTTTCCTGCCCAGTCAAGTCCATACACTTGGCAATGCCAGCAGCTTCTTCACTATTGCCAAAACACAGAGCTCAATGCAGAGGAAAAACATTTCCAATGTTATGGAAACTCACAGTGTCAGTCACCCATTAATGCAGCAACCACAGGAGCACCTGATGTCCGACGTGCATTCCATACCTACCAACCCTGGCGTTCAAACTCCTACAGCTTCAAACTCAGCTGCAGGTGTTCAACCACAGACCTACCATCAGAGCAACACGGTTTCTGGACCCCTTGATTTTTTAGAACAACCTTCGACGTCAAGTCAGCTGCAGATGCAGACAGATATGGAATACTTCACCTTTGATGATGATGTAACTCAAGACAGCATTGTAGAAGAGCTAGTGCAGATGGAAGAGCAGATGAAACTTAATAATCTGCAAGCGTTTGGAAATGGTGTCTCGCTGCAAGGTCAGGAGACTGTGGTGCCACAGAACATGATGTCCACCAATCAGACAATGAACACTTTTTACCACGCTGCAAACAGCAGTGGCATCAGCAATCTAGTTCAAACACCAACGCCTACACCCACATCAGAAATGACCGGAGGAGTCCAAGGCTTTACCAGAGAGAGCCCGTGCTCGCGTGTCACTCCCATAACACCAGTCGACAGTGCCCTTGGAAGCAGTCGGCATACTCCGGTTGGTACTCCGCTGTCCAACTGCAGCAGCACTGTGCCACCCAGCCCTGTGGAGTGCAGGAATCCCTTTGCATTCACACCAATCAACTCTAGCATAACTTGTTTCCATGATGGCAGCACCGTCTCCAACAGCCCCGTCAAGCCCATGCAGAGGCCGACAGCCACCCACCCAGATAAGACCAGACTGGACTGGATGAGTAATAGTTACAACAGTAACAGTGGGAGTTTAAATAAGTCTAACAGCACCATGGGAATTATGCCCAGCTATCAGGGCCTCATGGATGACCACTTTCAAAAGCCTCATGCCTTTGCCGTGCCTCATGCAAGGCACCATGACAGCCGCTTTGGTCGACTGACTCCCATTTCTCCTGTGCAGCAGCAAGTAGCCAACATGGCTAACAAGCAGGAGGGTTTCGCCGTACCTGCTCCTCTTGATATCAAAGCACCCAACCTAACTGTCACGAGCGGATCTTTTCGATGTCGCAGCGTTAGCCCCGCAATACATCAAAGGAATTTGGTCGGCTACACAGGAACAAGTGGTCTTCCCAATATCCACCAGCAGTGTATCTCTCCGTTTAACTCTCCGGTAACACCTGAGGTGTTAAACACCTTAGCCAACAACCAGCTTAATGTGAGCAGCGTGGCTCAGAGGAGTCGCTCTGTTCCCCTCAACATCATGATGCAGACGGAGGTTCTACCAATGGCGGGCCAGCAATGCAGCAACAAAAATATCACAGATGTCCTGCTAAACAAGCTAGACGGGGACCATGATACCATACGAGGTCTGGGCATGAACAATTTGCCTTCAAGCTATACAGCTCGTATGAATCTCTCTCAGATCCTCGAGTCTGAGAACATGATCCCATCCGATTCCACCATCGCTTGCGCATCGCTACAGTCGAATCACATCATTGAAAATGCCAGTAATGGTGAAATTATTCTATCTGCAAGTAACAGCCGAGCACAATCAGCCTTAGCGGAGCAGCATCAACAGCAGGCTCAGTCGATGCTGCAAACTTTGAGTTCACAGCGACAGCAAGTGAATTTTAGCGGCACCTTTAAGGACATGCATACAGATAGCAGCCATACATCCGGCAATCAGATGTCGGAGCTAGCCACAGGGAGGGCAAATTTCCCATGTGACATCAGAATGAGATCGGACCTCTCCGATAGCATCAATGACCTTAATACACTGGATTCAAACCTTATGTTTGACTCCAATCATCAGCAAGGCCAGTATCAATGTTCTGCTCCAGAGGAGCTGGCCAATGAACCACTGTTTCAGCAAATCACCAGCGAGACCACTCATTCAAGCGGACTGGAGTGGCTTGAGAGCAAAGATCACCCAACTGTTGGGTTGATGGGTTGA